The Lates calcarifer isolate ASB-BC8 unplaced genomic scaffold, TLL_Latcal_v3 _unitig_27_quiver_2358, whole genome shotgun sequence genome has a window encoding:
- the LOC108893039 gene encoding granzyme B, with translation MLHSFLLFYVLGQQALGSEIINGNEAPENTLLYMASLQVNGSHNCGGFLVRKDFVMTAAHCDGDRVVLGTHNLHKSGKTVRHIVKRYRYPGYDGVGNGKDIMLLKLSRKVQLGNSMRLAKLPRSAINIKDNEQCRVAGWGYTRTNGNVVDDLRVVDVSIINPQVCKRKWPRLPANVICAGGYGTNKGFCQGDSGGPLVCNGIAVGVVSFNKYRNCNYPDVPNVYTDISKYLTWIKQTLNKN, from the exons ATGCTGCACAGCTTTCTGCTTTTTTATGTGCTCGGACAACAGG CACTTGGGAGTGAAATCATAAATGGGAATGAAGCCCCTGAGAACACACTGCTGTACATGGCATCCCTGCAGGTAAATGGCAGTCATAATTGTGGAGGATTCCTCGTCAGGAAAGACTTTGTAATGACTGCTGCGCACTGTGATGG GGATAGGGTTGTTCTTGGCACCCACAATCTCCACAAGTCTGGTAAAACAGTGAGACACATTGTAAAGAGGTACAGATACCCAGGTTATGACGGTGTAGGAAATGGGAAGGACATCATGCTCCTCAAA CTGTCTAGAAAAGTACAACTGGGCAACAGTATGCGACTTGCCAAACTTCCCAGGTCTGCAATAAACATAAAGGACAATGAGCAGTGCCGTGTAGCTGGATGGGGTTACACTAGAACCAATGGTAATGTTGTTGATGACCTGAGAGTGGTTGATGTGTCCATCATTAACCCACAAGTCTGTAAGAGGAAATGGCCTAGACTTCCTGCCAATGTCATCTGTGCAGGTGGATATGGCACAAACAAAGGATTCTGTCAG gGTGATTCTGGTGGGCCTCTGGTGTGCAATGGGATAGCTGTTGGTGTTGTGTCTTTCAACAAGTACAGGAACTGCAACTACCCAGATGTACCCAACGTCTATACAGACATATCAAAATACCTTACCTGGATCAAGCAGACACTGAATAAgaattga